A region from the Dermacentor andersoni chromosome 11, qqDerAnde1_hic_scaffold, whole genome shotgun sequence genome encodes:
- the LOC129381487 gene encoding uncharacterized protein, with amino-acid sequence MRIAKAEFEAMLWEGIARPSDGPWASPLHLVPKKTEGWRPCEDYRALNARTIPDRHPVHHIQDFTHCISGCHVFSVLDLVKAYTHIPVNPEDVPKTAIITPFGLFAIPYMSFGLGPLHPAGRYRYCLTAIDRYTRWPEAWPLKEDVAWAIFAGWIALFGPPRCVTTDQGRQFESHLFRLLGLTIGFERSRITSYQPCANGMIERFHRQFNAAIMCHPDSTWPEAIPAVTLGLRATSKPDIQSTPAELVCGEPLRLPGEFLAAPPSTTATSDPTDFIARLRRTIAALHPSPAAHHCKTAPFIFKDLATCSHTFLRDDTVRRPLQPPYSGPYPVLHRDDKTFTLRIKGNALRVSIDRLKPATTDSAELGNTSAPTDLHPRPPTSQPASVTTRSGRQARCPDFYKP; translated from the exons ATGCGCATAGCCAAAGCAGAGTTCGAAGCCATGCTCTGGGAGGGAATCGCCCGCCCCTCCGACGGCCCATGGGCCTCGCCACTTCACCTCGTCCCGAAGAAGACCGAAGGCTGGCGGCCATGTGAGGACTACCGTGCCCTCAACGCCCGCACCATTCCGGACAGGCACCCCGTTCACCATATACAGGACTTCACCCATTGCATTTCTGGCTGCCACGTTTTCTCCGTGCTAGACTTGGTCAAGGCCTACACACACATACCCGTCAATCCGGAGGACGTCCCGAAAACTGCAATCATTACTCCTTTCGGCTTGTTCGCGATTCCCTACATGAGCTTTGGCCTGG GGCCCTTGCATCCAGCTGGACGCTATCGCTACTGCCTCACCGCCATCGATCGGTACACTCGATGGCCTGAGGCATGGCCCCTCAAGGAAGACGTCGCCTGGGCCATCTTCGCCGGCTGGATTGCCCTCTTCGGGCCCCCTCGCTGCGTCACCACCGACCAAGGACGACAGTTCGAATCGCACCTTTTCCGGCTGCTCGGGCTGACCATCGGGTTCGAACGCTCGCGGATAACCAGCTACCAGCCATGCGCCAACGGGATGATCGAACGTTTTCACCGGCAGTTCAACGCAGCCATCATGTGTCACCCGGACTCAACCTGGCCTGAAGCCATCCCAGCCGTCACCCTAGGTCTTCGCGCCACCTCCAAGCCCGACATTCAGTCTACACCCGCCGAGCTCGTCTGCGGGGAACCCCTCCGTCTCCCAGGCGAATTTCTTGCTGCACCACCATCCACCACGGCGACGTCAGATCCCACCGATTTCATCGCCCGGCTCCGACGCACCATCGCTGCCCTCCACCCGTCACCTGCGGCTCACCACTGTAAGACCGCCCCCTTCATCTTCAAGGATCTGGcaacgtgctcgcacacttttctCCGCGACGACACCGTCCGCCGGCCTTTACAGCCACCTTACAGCGGACCCTACCCAGTCCTCCATCGCGACGACAAAACCTTCACCCTGCGCATTAAAGGGAACGCCCTCCGCGTCTCTATCGACCGGCTGAAGCCAGCCACCACCGATTCCGCCGAACTAGGGAATACGAGTGCACCCACAGACCTCCATCCACGACCGCCGACATCGCAGCCTGCTTCTGTCACTACACGCAGCGGACGTCAGGCACGCTGCCCAGATTTTTACAAGCCCTGA